Proteins encoded by one window of Candidatus Stoquefichus sp. SB1:
- a CDS encoding M15 family metallopeptidase — protein MKQSRLKLKSTDFTIEYGQNISMNVGDYLDIDHDKNKEMILSKAQLKVNIPNENDKDYPAVGEYPASIIFENDKFDFKIYVKDTTPPQFKTFKNICETPLNVKPQYGQIYTADDLSKVTITCDEDNIKYDSIGEYKTIIKAIDEYQNETTKELIVKVTQPITKCKQKNLYMQINTTALLEVEVKGKDKPIFQTNDSNIITVDENGKITAKNAGKGTITVSANGQVDRCQVNVQPIKNSDYVKIKDFIPNIFIDLRYASSNNFTGQVIYSFKDAYLRYGTVQKLMKVQNDLQSKGYSLKIWDAYRPFSAQKKLWQVVSDSRYVANPSKGPRTHNLGYTVDITMVKKDGTEIPMPTQFDEFSKKADRDYQDIHNSEAVNNVRLLEKTMYQYGFVGYQNEWWDYSDTNTYSYVDFQPK, from the coding sequence ATGAAGCAATCAAGATTAAAATTAAAATCAACTGATTTTACCATTGAGTATGGACAAAATATTTCAATGAATGTAGGTGATTATTTAGATATTGATCATGATAAAAATAAAGAAATGATTTTATCCAAGGCACAATTGAAGGTGAATATTCCTAATGAGAACGATAAAGATTATCCTGCTGTTGGTGAGTACCCAGCTTCAATCATATTTGAAAATGATAAATTTGATTTTAAGATTTATGTAAAAGATACAACACCTCCCCAATTTAAAACATTTAAAAATATTTGTGAAACACCATTGAATGTTAAACCTCAGTATGGTCAAATATATACTGCTGATGATTTATCAAAAGTCACTATAACTTGTGATGAAGATAATATCAAATATGATTCTATTGGTGAATATAAGACTATTATCAAAGCAATAGATGAATATCAGAATGAAACAACAAAAGAACTAATTGTCAAAGTCACTCAGCCTATAACAAAATGTAAACAAAAAAATCTTTATATGCAAATTAATACAACTGCTTTATTGGAAGTTGAAGTAAAAGGAAAAGACAAACCAATATTTCAGACAAATGATTCGAATATTATAACTGTTGATGAAAATGGAAAAATTACTGCCAAAAATGCCGGGAAGGGTACAATTACAGTTTCGGCAAATGGTCAAGTGGATAGATGTCAGGTTAATGTTCAACCGATTAAAAACAGTGATTATGTGAAAATTAAAGACTTTATTCCAAATATATTTATAGATCTGCGATATGCTTCATCAAACAACTTTACAGGACAAGTTATTTATTCATTTAAGGATGCTTATTTACGATATGGAACGGTCCAAAAACTGATGAAAGTTCAAAATGATTTACAAAGTAAAGGTTATAGTCTTAAGATATGGGATGCATATCGACCTTTCTCAGCCCAAAAGAAATTGTGGCAGGTTGTTAGTGATTCGCGTTATGTTGCTAATCCATCAAAAGGACCAAGAACACATAATTTAGGATATACTGTAGATATCACAATGGTTAAAAAAGATGGAACAGAAATCCCTATGCCAACCCAGTTTGATGAATTCTCCAAAAAAGCTGATAGAGATTATCAAGATATTCATAATTCAGAGGCAGTCAATAATGTAAGGCTATTAGAAAAGACAATGTATCAATATGGATTCGTTGGTTATCAAAATGAATGGTGGGATTATAGTGATACAAATACCTATTCATATGTGGATTTCCAGCCTAAATAG
- a CDS encoding DUF3788 family protein, with translation MYERMLDKQVVPSITDMTTYCEENAELFTMINEWLTNTYDTVQTIVFPYGKHYGWAIAHRKKKKLICNIFAEKNAFTVMMRLSDKQFQSIYNQMQKDTQELIDKKYPCGDGGWIHYRVTCSQQYKDIQTLLSIKCTD, from the coding sequence ATGTACGAGAGAATGTTAGACAAACAAGTTGTTCCATCAATCACAGACATGACAACTTATTGCGAAGAAAATGCAGAATTATTTACTATGATCAATGAATGGTTAACAAACACCTATGATACTGTACAAACAATTGTATTTCCTTATGGAAAGCATTATGGGTGGGCAATTGCTCATCGAAAAAAGAAAAAGCTTATATGTAATATTTTTGCTGAGAAAAATGCTTTTACAGTTATGATGAGACTTTCAGACAAACAATTTCAATCTATTTATAATCAAATGCAAAAAGATACTCAAGAACTCATTGATAAGAAATATCCATGTGGTGATGGTGGATGGATTCATTATCGTGTTACATGTTCACAACAGTATAAGGATATTCAGACACTTTTATCAATCAAGTGTACAGATTAA
- a CDS encoding glycoside hydrolase family 1 protein, translating to MTFKKDFLWGGATAASQHEGGYNLGGRGLSTFDAVTGGGYQIPRRITYMTEDGVCDESPVDSTMTGKIPLGAKGYIKKDVFYPSHEATDFYHHFKEDIALMAEMGFKCFRMSISWSRICPQGMYDLNEEGLQFYDDVFDELLKYGIEPIVTLNHFDMPLYLADHYDGWLSREVIDFFVFYAKIVLTRYKNKVKYWMTFNEMNVLSGWCQIGIHDNCPQNLYQAHHHIFVASAKVVMLGHEINPENKIGMMVSYTPSYPMTCLPEDVMEAIEFNRQKHFYMDIQVKGYYPEYQLKFFERKGIAIQMENDDLNIIKNGTVDYIGFSYYMSTVSSTDPNAEKTEGNQFIACKNPYLKTSDWGWTVDPLGLRIALNEIYDRYHIPMFIVENGLGAPDNIENDGTINDEYRIEYLRNHIQAMKDAVELDGVDLMGYTPWGCIDIVSAGTGEMKKRYGFIYVERYDDGSGDFSRKKKKSFQWYKKVIETNGDELD from the coding sequence ATGACATTTAAAAAAGATTTTTTATGGGGAGGAGCGACAGCAGCATCTCAACATGAAGGTGGTTACAATTTAGGTGGTCGCGGATTAAGCACTTTCGATGCTGTCACTGGTGGAGGATATCAAATTCCTCGTAGAATCACATATATGACTGAAGATGGAGTATGTGATGAATCACCTGTTGATAGTACAATGACAGGAAAGATTCCTCTTGGAGCGAAAGGATATATTAAGAAAGATGTTTTCTATCCAAGTCATGAAGCAACTGATTTTTATCATCATTTTAAAGAGGATATTGCTTTGATGGCGGAAATGGGATTTAAATGTTTCAGAATGTCAATCAGCTGGTCAAGAATCTGTCCTCAAGGTATGTATGATTTAAATGAGGAAGGATTGCAATTTTATGATGATGTATTTGATGAACTTTTAAAATATGGAATAGAGCCAATTGTGACACTCAACCACTTTGATATGCCCTTGTACTTAGCTGATCATTATGATGGTTGGTTAAGTCGAGAAGTCATTGATTTCTTTGTATTCTATGCCAAAATAGTATTGACTAGATATAAGAACAAGGTGAAATATTGGATGACGTTTAATGAAATGAATGTATTATCTGGTTGGTGTCAAATTGGGATACATGATAACTGTCCACAAAACTTATATCAGGCACATCATCATATTTTTGTGGCTAGTGCGAAAGTTGTTATGTTAGGACATGAAATCAATCCAGAAAATAAAATTGGTATGATGGTTTCATATACACCAAGTTATCCAATGACTTGTCTCCCTGAAGATGTGATGGAAGCTATAGAGTTTAATAGACAAAAACATTTTTATATGGATATTCAAGTCAAAGGATATTATCCTGAATATCAGTTAAAGTTTTTTGAAAGAAAAGGTATTGCCATTCAAATGGAAAATGATGATTTGAATATTATTAAAAATGGGACAGTTGACTATATAGGATTTAGTTACTATATGTCAACAGTATCTTCAACAGATCCTAATGCTGAAAAAACAGAGGGAAACCAGTTTATCGCTTGTAAAAATCCATATTTGAAAACTTCTGACTGGGGTTGGACAGTTGATCCATTAGGATTAAGAATCGCTCTGAATGAAATTTATGATCGTTATCATATTCCGATGTTTATTGTAGAAAATGGATTAGGGGCTCCTGATAATATTGAAAATGATGGGACAATCAATGATGAATATCGTATTGAATATCTTAGAAATCATATTCAAGCTATGAAAGATGCAGTAGAATTAGATGGTGTCGATTTGATGGGATATACTCCTTGGGGATGTATTGATATTGTAAGTGCAGGAACTGGCGAAATGAAAAAAAGATATGGTTTCATATATGTAGAAAGATATGATGATGGCAGTGGAGATTTTTCAAGAAAAAAGAAAAAATCATTTCAATGGTATAAAAAAGTGATTGAAACAAATGGAGACGAATTAGATTAA
- a CDS encoding LysR family transcriptional regulator, producing the protein MEIRVLRYFLAVAREQNMTRAADQLHVTQPTLSKQLKQLEEEVGKKLFTRSNYSIHLTEEGILLRKRAEDILNMVDKTMEEFQSLDDITGGDIYIGAAESESFCYFATIAKQLQLKYPDVKFHLYSGNTEVIAERLDKGLLDFAIIVQEVDLSKYNYMKLPASDRWGVIMRKDAELASKDFITVDDLLNLPLIVSRQGLTEDYPKIFKEKLDQMHIVATFDLIYNASIMVRKGFGYALSFDKLIDTSEHSELCFKPLFPELKTNMYIIWKKYQVFSPISQKLLTEIQNFFVK; encoded by the coding sequence ATGGAGATTAGAGTATTAAGATATTTTTTAGCAGTTGCTAGAGAACAAAACATGACCAGAGCTGCCGATCAACTGCACGTAACCCAGCCAACTTTATCAAAACAATTGAAACAATTAGAAGAGGAAGTTGGAAAGAAATTATTTACTCGAAGTAATTATAGTATTCATTTAACAGAAGAAGGCATTCTTCTAAGAAAAAGAGCAGAAGATATTTTAAATATGGTTGATAAAACAATGGAGGAATTTCAATCGTTAGATGATATTACTGGAGGTGATATCTATATAGGAGCAGCTGAATCAGAATCATTTTGTTATTTTGCGACGATTGCTAAACAGTTACAATTAAAGTATCCTGATGTTAAGTTCCATTTATATAGTGGTAATACTGAGGTGATTGCAGAGCGATTAGATAAAGGATTATTAGATTTTGCGATTATTGTTCAAGAAGTTGATCTTTCAAAATATAATTATATGAAATTACCAGCAAGTGATCGATGGGGTGTTATTATGCGTAAAGATGCAGAACTCGCTTCTAAAGATTTTATAACTGTTGATGATCTACTGAATCTTCCATTAATCGTATCAAGACAGGGCTTGACTGAGGATTATCCCAAGATTTTTAAAGAAAAATTGGATCAAATGCATATCGTTGCAACTTTTGATCTCATTTATAATGCTTCCATAATGGTAAGAAAAGGTTTTGGATATGCTTTAAGTTTTGATAAACTGATTGATACAAGTGAACATAGTGAATTGTGCTTTAAGCCCCTGTTTCCTGAACTTAAAACAAATATGTATATTATTTGGAAAAAATATCAGGTATTTAGCCCAATATCACAAAAGTTATTAACTGAAATACAAAACTTTTTTGTAAAATAA
- a CDS encoding site-specific integrase gives MPRRGENIYKRKDGRWEGRFIIDRDVSGKAKYKSIYGKSYSDIKRKLEIAKQNSISLQYFHEYHFSLFCIEWLKEHRKNIKESTYIKYYNIIYMYIIPDLGEIQFNKISIQMMNQFIQKLLNQGSQNGQGLSTKSVADVISVFKNIMRYIECYYGHIHFDYHQMTVKQNKEKRMRILNSQEQQKLCQYILGHQTLIHLGILLALSTGIRIGELCALRWDHIYLDEEELIIDRTMQRIQNKDNNNNKKTKIIITTPKSQCSIRRIPIPQDLIQLLKPFECHQNEFFLTGDIEKYIEPRCLENKFKVLMQQNNIENMHFHALRHTFATKCIELGFDVKCLSEILGHANVNITLNKYVHPSFALKRDYMNKINQLINV, from the coding sequence ATGCCAAGGCGAGGAGAAAATATATATAAAAGAAAAGACGGAAGATGGGAAGGTCGATTTATTATTGACAGAGATGTATCTGGTAAAGCAAAATATAAATCTATATATGGAAAAAGTTATAGTGATATTAAAAGAAAGTTAGAAATTGCAAAACAGAACTCAATATCTCTACAATATTTTCATGAATATCATTTTTCTTTATTTTGTATAGAATGGCTAAAAGAACATCGTAAAAACATTAAAGAATCAACATATATAAAATATTATAACATTATATATATGTATATTATTCCTGATTTAGGTGAAATTCAATTCAATAAAATATCTATTCAGATGATGAATCAATTTATTCAAAAATTATTAAATCAAGGTTCCCAAAATGGTCAAGGTTTATCAACGAAATCAGTAGCAGATGTTATTTCAGTATTCAAAAATATAATGAGATATATTGAATGCTATTATGGTCATATCCATTTTGATTATCATCAAATGACAGTCAAACAAAACAAAGAAAAACGCATGAGAATTTTAAACTCTCAAGAACAACAAAAGCTATGCCAGTATATTTTAGGACATCAAACACTTATTCATTTAGGAATACTACTAGCACTTTCAACTGGAATACGAATTGGAGAATTGTGTGCATTAAGATGGGATCATATTTATCTTGATGAGGAAGAACTTATCATTGATAGAACAATGCAACGTATTCAAAATAAAGATAATAACAATAACAAAAAAACCAAAATCATCATTACAACTCCCAAAAGTCAATGTTCCATAAGACGAATTCCTATTCCTCAAGATCTCATTCAATTATTAAAACCATTTGAATGTCATCAAAATGAGTTCTTTTTAACTGGAGATATAGAAAAGTACATAGAACCTAGATGTTTAGAAAATAAATTTAAAGTTTTAATGCAACAAAATAATATTGAAAATATGCATTTTCATGCATTAAGACATACTTTTGCAACAAAATGTATTGAACTAGGTTTTGATGTGAAATGTTTAAGTGAAATATTAGGACATGCAAATGTCAATATTACACTTAACAAATATGTTCATCCTTCATTTGCTTTAAAACGTGATTATATGAATAAAATCAATCAGTTAATTAACGTCTAA
- a CDS encoding aldo/keto reductase, with protein MKYTQLNNGVLMPLVGIGTWNLRNEECIETVSKAIQLGYRLIDTAQMYGNEKEVGLGILKSRIDRQELFVTTKIYRISNSYEKAKKAIDISLKNLQLDYIDLLLLHEPYVQGPQMYKALEEAYKEGKIKAIGISNYDEKWYQNFIKECSIIPAINQVEAHINFQKWELQEILEQHGTLMQAWSPLAQGIGNIFKNSTLVFIGKKYNKSPAQIALRFLVQRGIAVIPKSSKESRLMENIDIFDFKLTHEDIETIKQLDKNRTLFSWTESF; from the coding sequence ATGAAATATACTCAATTAAATAATGGTGTTTTAATGCCTCTTGTTGGAATTGGAACTTGGAATCTTAGAAATGAAGAATGTATTGAAACGGTTTCTAAAGCCATTCAATTAGGATATAGACTTATTGACACTGCCCAAATGTATGGTAACGAAAAAGAAGTAGGATTAGGAATATTAAAGAGTAGAATTGACCGTCAGGAATTATTTGTGACAACAAAAATATATCGTATAAGTAATAGTTATGAAAAAGCAAAGAAAGCAATTGATATTTCTTTAAAAAATCTACAATTAGACTATATTGATTTACTCTTACTTCATGAACCTTATGTACAAGGACCACAGATGTATAAAGCTCTTGAAGAAGCTTATAAAGAAGGTAAAATCAAAGCTATTGGCATATCAAACTATGATGAAAAATGGTATCAGAATTTTATTAAGGAATGTTCAATTATTCCTGCTATTAATCAAGTTGAAGCCCATATCAATTTCCAAAAATGGGAGTTACAAGAGATACTAGAACAACACGGAACTTTAATGCAGGCATGGTCACCACTTGCACAAGGAATTGGGAATATTTTTAAAAATTCCACCCTTGTTTTCATTGGTAAAAAATACAATAAATCACCTGCACAAATAGCATTACGTTTTCTAGTACAACGGGGAATAGCAGTTATTCCTAAATCAAGTAAAGAATCACGATTGATGGAAAATATTGATATTTTTGATTTTAAATTAACTCATGAGGACATTGAAACAATTAAACAACTTGATAAGAATAGAACTTTATTTTCATGGACAGAAAGTTTTTAA
- a CDS encoding YveK family protein — protein sequence MDIQTDQYDDEIEIDLKALFLHVKHYWYVVVITSLIGILCAGIYLWKFEVPQYEANSMIYMRGSKTSVSLQDLQIGSELTNDYEIILKSRPILEKVIKKLDLTMSYVELGQCIQISNPTNTRILKMTVTTDDAIMSKKIADTLASYGMDSIKEIDSKQPYLVENAIVNNQKVNTSPKIVFLMGLLLGCFVGVGALFVQFIANDKICSVDDVEKSLGIPVLAAVVESKVIKREKRNARKVIGQKVLQ from the coding sequence ATGGATATACAGACGGACCAATATGATGATGAAATTGAGATAGATTTAAAAGCTTTATTTTTACATGTCAAACATTATTGGTATGTTGTTGTGATAACTTCTTTGATAGGTATTCTTTGTGCAGGTATTTATTTATGGAAGTTTGAAGTTCCACAATATGAAGCCAATTCAATGATTTATATGAGAGGATCGAAAACTTCAGTTTCTTTACAAGATTTACAAATCGGTTCTGAATTAACAAACGATTATGAAATTATTTTAAAAAGTCGTCCCATTTTAGAGAAAGTTATTAAAAAATTAGATTTAACAATGAGTTATGTTGAATTAGGACAATGTATTCAAATTTCTAATCCTACTAATACTAGAATTCTAAAAATGACTGTGACAACTGATGATGCAATTATGTCAAAGAAAATTGCTGATACACTAGCCAGTTATGGTATGGATAGTATTAAAGAAATTGATTCTAAACAACCTTATTTGGTTGAAAATGCGATAGTCAATAATCAAAAAGTGAATACATCACCCAAGATTGTTTTTTTAATGGGCTTATTATTGGGATGTTTTGTTGGTGTTGGTGCCTTATTTGTTCAATTTATTGCTAATGATAAAATTTGTTCAGTTGATGATGTTGAGAAATCGTTAGGTATTCCTGTTTTAGCAGCAGTTGTAGAAAGTAAGGTTATTAAAAGAGAAAAAAGAAATGCACGTAAAGTGATTGGACAGAAGGTGCTGCAATGA
- a CDS encoding CpsD/CapB family tyrosine-protein kinase has translation MKLGKAEIKKRHDDKFLLESFKTLRTNLLYTKDMNTIAITSATPNEGKTTSAFYLAKSYVEIGKKVVLIDCDLRKASLRKFFTVREKTTGISDFLSQQTQDFLYETSEENLYVIFAGKVPPNPTELLTGSMFEKLIETLKQEFDIIIIDTSPMSAGIDATIVGRVVDGIVLVIRNNFVKKHTVQRVKKELERNDCRVVGAVLNRIEKHQADYYEYGYGEYYK, from the coding sequence ATGAAATTAGGAAAAGCTGAAATTAAGAAAAGACATGATGATAAGTTTCTTTTGGAATCTTTTAAAACGCTTAGAACCAATCTCTTGTATACAAAAGATATGAATACTATTGCAATTACAAGTGCAACACCTAATGAAGGAAAGACAACTTCGGCATTCTATTTAGCGAAAAGTTATGTTGAAATAGGTAAGAAAGTTGTTTTAATTGATTGTGATTTAAGAAAAGCAAGTTTAAGAAAATTTTTTACTGTACGGGAAAAAACAACAGGAATAAGTGATTTTTTGAGTCAGCAGACACAAGATTTTTTATATGAAACAAGTGAAGAAAATTTATATGTTATTTTTGCAGGTAAAGTTCCACCTAATCCTACAGAATTATTGACGGGTTCAATGTTTGAAAAGCTTATTGAAACCCTGAAACAGGAGTTTGATATTATTATTATTGATACTTCACCAATGAGTGCAGGAATTGATGCAACAATTGTAGGTAGAGTAGTTGATGGTATTGTTCTTGTGATACGTAATAACTTTGTTAAAAAACATACTGTTCAACGAGTGAAAAAAGAATTAGAGAGAAATGATTGTCGGGTTGTAGGTGCAGTATTGAATAGAATTGAAAAACATCAGGCTGATTATTATGAGTATGGGTATGGCGAATACTACAAATAA
- a CDS encoding aldo/keto reductase has product MIYKDFQDLKLSALGLGAMRLPVIDGNDSNINEEATKDMINYAMEKGINYYDTAWGYHGGQSEIMIGKALKNYPRNSFYLATKFPGYDLSNMPKVKDIFEEQLKKCQVEYFDFYLFHNVCEMNIEAYLDEKYEIFDYLWKQKENGRIKHLGFSAHGDLPTIKRFLKAYGDKMEFCQIQLNYLDYLFQDAKAKIDLLKEYNIPVWVMEPLRGGRLANLPEEYVNELALLRPKETIPAWAFRFLQSIDSVTMVLSGMSNFEQLKENIKTFEEEKPLRKKEWDQLLSISSQMLEKKTLPCTACHYCTSHCPKGLDIPSLLSLYNEHCFTEGGFIAPMALSALPDDKKPSACIGCQSCETVCPQQIKISKVMSDFTNKLG; this is encoded by the coding sequence ATGATTTATAAAGATTTTCAAGATTTAAAATTATCAGCACTAGGATTAGGAGCAATGCGTCTGCCTGTCATTGATGGTAATGATAGCAATATTAATGAAGAAGCAACGAAAGATATGATTAATTATGCGATGGAAAAAGGAATTAATTATTATGATACTGCATGGGGATATCATGGTGGTCAATCAGAAATTATGATTGGAAAAGCACTAAAGAATTATCCTAGAAATAGTTTTTATCTTGCTACAAAATTTCCTGGTTATGATTTATCAAATATGCCAAAAGTAAAAGATATATTTGAAGAACAGTTAAAGAAATGTCAGGTTGAATATTTTGATTTTTATTTATTTCATAATGTTTGTGAAATGAATATAGAAGCTTATTTAGATGAGAAATATGAAATCTTTGATTATTTATGGAAACAAAAAGAAAATGGAAGAATCAAACATTTAGGTTTTTCAGCACATGGTGATCTCCCTACAATAAAAAGGTTTTTGAAAGCTTATGGTGACAAAATGGAGTTTTGTCAAATTCAATTAAATTATTTAGATTATCTGTTTCAGGATGCTAAAGCAAAGATTGATTTATTAAAAGAATATAATATTCCAGTATGGGTGATGGAGCCACTTCGTGGAGGAAGACTAGCCAACTTACCAGAAGAGTATGTTAATGAATTAGCATTACTTCGTCCAAAAGAAACAATTCCAGCTTGGGCATTTCGTTTTTTACAATCTATTGATAGTGTGACAATGGTTCTTTCAGGAATGTCAAACTTTGAACAACTAAAAGAAAACATAAAGACTTTTGAAGAAGAAAAACCACTTCGTAAAAAAGAATGGGATCAATTATTATCCATCTCTTCACAAATGTTAGAAAAGAAAACATTACCATGTACAGCATGTCATTATTGTACAAGTCATTGCCCTAAAGGATTAGATATTCCTTCTTTATTAAGTTTATATAATGAACATTGTTTTACTGAAGGAGGATTTATTGCACCTATGGCATTATCTGCTCTACCAGATGATAAAAAGCCAAGTGCATGTATAGGATGTCAAAGCTGTGAAACGGTTTGTCCACAACAAATTAAGATTTCTAAAGTCATGAGTGATTTTACCAATAAGTTAGGATAA